A single Xiphias gladius isolate SHS-SW01 ecotype Sanya breed wild chromosome 18, ASM1685928v1, whole genome shotgun sequence DNA region contains:
- the ddx20 gene encoding probable ATP-dependent RNA helicase DDX20: protein MASSGKKAAHDIETRKRTDDVLLSEGIDFGSLLLSQAVLDGLSAAGFRKPSPIQLKAIPLGRCGLDLIVQAKSGTGKTCVFCTIALDSLVLENPATQALVLAPTREIAVQIHSVLMAIGCAMEGLECHVFIGGRPVSQDKPHLKKCHVAVGSPGRIKQLIELGMLSTASIRLFVLDEADKLLEEGSFQEQINWIFSSLPVNKQMLALSATYPESLAQHLTRYMREPTFVRLNPSDMGLKGLKQYYKLVQSHPLPHKVFEEKVQHLLELFSKIPFNQALVFSNLHTRAQHLADILSSKGLPAVCISGGLSQDQRLEAMSKLKQYQCRVLISTDLTSRGIDAEKVNLVINLDVPQDWETYMHRIGRAGRFGTQGLAVTYCCHGEEENKMMAIAQKCGLNLSALPSTIEPGLMDEPCDWDVCTEASAPGSLSQLVSRTEKKRRSKADVPAAASITDQAVEHSGPTKREKTPPTPGREAQSEGNARKASPASPAQSVQTRKQLQDALPKIPPLSSFKSCGSRFMTFEEAERDFHSFITTGLGRSVEVIREFRGQDDDAEDDDDDDDDDDEGKEWSTEIYWRACYKAWKDYYASLSPFQEQGYQSYYSVAHNWMAAYRMNAVYMEELMKY, encoded by the exons ATGGCGTCCTCGGGGAAGAAAGCGGCGCACGACATAGAAACTCGGAAGCGTACCGACGATGTGCTTTTGTCGGAGGGCATCGACTTCGGCTCCCTGCTGCTGTCTCAGGCCGTGCTGGACGGACTGTCCGCCGCAGGCTTCCGGAAGCCCTCCCCGATCCAGCTCAAGGCCATCCCGCTGGGCCGCTGCGGGCTCG ATTTGATTGTACAGGCCAAGTCTGGCACGGGAAAGACGTGCGTGTTCTGCACTATCGCCCTGGACTCTCTGGTCCTGGAGAATCCTGCAACTCAG GCTCTTGTGTTGGCGCCTACACGTGAGATAGCGGTGCAGATCCACTCAGTATTGATGGCCATAGGCTGTGCCATGGAGGGCCTGGAGTGCCATGTTTTTATCGGGGGCAGGCCTGTGAGTCAGGACAAACCCCATCTGAAGAAGTGCCATGTGGCTGTGGGCTCACCTG GTCGTATCAAGCAGCTTATCGAGCTGGGCATGTTGTCCACTGCCAGCATCAGACTGTTTGTTCTGGATGAGGCAGACAAGCTGCTGGAGGAGGGCAGCTTCCAGGAACAGATAAA CTGgatcttctcctctctgcctgtgAACAAACAGATGCTTGCGCTCTCTGCCACCTACCCAGAATCCCTCGCGCAGCACCTTACCCGCTACATGAGAGAGCCCACCTTTGTTAGACTCAATCCCAGTGACATGGGCCTCAAAG GTCTGAAGCAGTATTACAAGCTGGTGCAGTCACATCCGTTACCTCACAAGGTTTTCGAGGAGAAGGTGCAGCACTTACTAGAGCTGTTCAGTAAAATCCCATTCAACCAGGCCCTAGTGTTTTCCAACCTACACACAAG GGCGCAGCACCTGGCCGACATCCTCTCCTCCAAAGGCTTACCTGCTGTTTGTATCTCAG GTGGTCTGAGTCAGGACCAGAGACTGGAGGCGATGTCAAAACTGAAGCAGTACCAATGCAGGGTGCTCATCTCCACTGACCTG ACCTCCAGAGGCATAGATGCAGAGAAGGTCAACTTGGTGATAAACCTGGACGTACCGCAGGACTGGGAAACCTACATGCACAGAATTGGGCGGGCGGGACGCTTCG GCACTCAGGGGCTGGCTGTGACctactgttgccatggtgaggaggagaacaagatgATGGCCATTGCTCAAAAGTGCGGCCTGAATTTGTCCGCATTGCCAT CCACCATAGAGCCTGGGCTGATGGACGAGCCATGTGACTGGGATGTGTGCACTGAGGCTTCAGCTCCAGGCTCCTTATCCCAGCTCGTCTCCAGGACGGAGAAGAAGCGGCGCTCCAAGGCCGACGTGCCTGCAGCTGCCTCCATCACAGACCAAGCTGTCGAGCACAGTGGACCGACAAAGCGGGAGAAGACCCCTCCGACACCTGGGAGAGAAGCACAGAGCGAAGGGAATGCTAGAAAAGCATCTCCTGCTAGTCCTGCTCAGTCGGTGCAGACTCGAAAACAGCTGCAAGACGCTCTACCGAAGATCCCTCCTCTCAGCTCGTTCAAGAGTTGCGGGTCCAGGTTTATGACTTTTGAGGAAGCTGAGCGGGACTTCCACAGCTTCATTACCACAGGTTTGGGGAGATCAGTGGAGGTCATCAGGGAGTTCAGAGGTCAAGACGACGACGCCGaa gatgatgacgatgatgatgatgatgatgatgaaggaaaGGAGTGGAGCACTGAAATTTATTGGAGAGCCTGCTACAAAGCCTGGAAGGATTACTACGCCTCCTTGTCTCCTTTTCAAGAGCAAGGTTACCAAAGCTACTACAGCGTGGCTCACAACTGGATGGCGGCTTATCGTATGAATGCTGTCTACATGGAGGAACTCATGAAATACTGA
- the parapinopsina gene encoding parapinopsin a, producing METAAIQGNSSSHSSVNTELLSQTGYTVLAVIMGVFSIAGIILNVLVIVVTVRHRQLRQPLSYALVNLAICDLGCAVFGGLPTTVTSAMGYFSLGRVGCVLEGFAVAFFGIASLCTIGVISVERYIVVCYPMGAVLFQTRHAVAGVALSWVWSFVWNTPPLFGWGSYELEGVKTSCAPNWYSRDTGNMSYIIIYFFLCFAVPFSIIMVSYSRLLWTLRQVTKLQVSEAGSTNRVEVQVARMVVVMVVAFLVTWLPYAAMASAVVIDSSLYIDPIIATIPVYLAKSSTVYNPIIYVFMNRQFREYAVPTVLCGLNPWASDPQMSEGETTVATLNKGQKVPP from the exons ATGGAGACGGCTGCCATCCAAGGAAACTCATCGTCTCACAGCTCGGTCAACACAGAGCTCCTCTCTCAGACTGGCTACACAGTACTGGCCGTTATCATGGGTGTGTTTTCTATAGCGGGGATCATCCTCAATGTCCTAGTGATCGTGGTGACAGTGAGGCACAGACAACTAAGGCAGCCACTCAGCTACGCCCTGGTTAACCTGGCCATATGTGACCTGGGCTGTGCTGTGTTTGGAGGTCTGCCCACCACAGTAACCAGTGCCATGGGATACTTCAGCCTGGGACGCGTGGGCTGTGTGTTAGAGGGCTTTGCTGTTGCCTTTTTTG gtaTCGCAAGTCTGTGTACAATAGGAGTCATTTCTGTTGAACGCTACATAGTCGTGTGTTATCCCATGGGTGCTGTGCTGTTTCAGACCAG ACACGCAGTTGCCGGAGTGGCGCTGTCCTGGGTGTGGTCGTTTGTTTGGAACACTCCACCTCTGTTTGGTTGGGGAAGTTACGAGCTGGAGGGAGTGAAGACTTCCTGCGCCCCTAACTGGTACAGCCGGGATACTGGGAACATGTCCTACATCATCATATactttttcctttgctttgctGTGCCCTTCTCCATCATCATGGTGTCCTACTCAAGACTCTTGTGGACCCTTCGTCAG GTGACCAAGCTGCAGGTATCGGAGGCTGGCAGCACAAATCGTGTGGAGGTGCAGGTGGCACGTATGGtagtggtgatggtggtggccTTCCTAGTCACCTGGCTGCCATATGCCGCCATGGCCTCTGCTGTCGTCATAGACTCCAGTCTATATATTGACCCCATTATCGCTACCATACCTGTTTATTTGGCTAAAAGCAGCACAGTCTACAACCCCATCATATACGTTTTCATGAACAGACAG TTTCGAGAATACGCTGTTCCTACCGTCCTGTGTGGATTGAACCCGTGGGCTTCAGACCCACAAATGTCTGAGGGTGAGACCACTGTTGCCACTCTCAACAAGGGCCAAAAAGTCCCACCTTAA